A stretch of DNA from Desulfomicrobium apsheronum:
GAGCGACAAGATCGTTGACGAGTTGCCCTTTGACCGTTCCTGGCTGAGCAAAAAGGGCAATCCCGGGCAGATGGTCGCCATGGAAGTCATCGGCGACAGCATGTCTCCGGAACTGGAACCGGGCGACAACATTCTTATCGACCAGAGCCAGAACCAGGTCGCGGACAACAACCTCTATGTCGTCGGCCTCGCGGACAGCATCCAGGTCAAGCGCATTCAGGTCCGCCCCGGGCTGGTGGTTCTGTTCAGCACCAATCAGCGCTATTCGCCGGTCACCCTGCAAGGCGACGAGATCGACACCTTGAGAGTCATTGGCCGTGTTT
This window harbors:
- a CDS encoding LexA family transcriptional regulator; its protein translation is MKFDEFFQRVAKTTGISTQKELAALLGIDPAAITMAKGRGVPKSWGLTIAAAFGVNPGWLKTGTGPVYQNEQASTLLVPKVAARACAGGGSFELSDKIVDELPFDRSWLSKKGNPGQMVAMEVIGDSMSPELEPGDNILIDQSQNQVADNNLYVVGLADSIQVKRIQVRPGLVVLFSTNQRYSPVTLQGDEIDTLRVIGRVLWSSRAYA